A region of bacterium DNA encodes the following proteins:
- a CDS encoding MBOAT family protein, with protein sequence MAFSSVIFLFLFLPATLLAWLVSGARVRLPLLVALSFLFAFWGSGTLLLLLAGSVAFNYGFGLAIAAAGAGAAGAAPTRRAKALLALGIAGNLLLLGYFKYLDFALGAVAAALRSAGLAAPAIRAAAGAALPLGISFFTFKAVSYLIDVFRGQAAPARNPLHLAAYVSLFPQLTAGPIGRWTDLGPQLASPPRPDAALFSHGAFRFVFGLAKKVLVADTLGVAADEVFGLDPARVGMGGAWLGAVAYTLQIYFDFSGYSDMAIGVGRMLGLRFAENFDLPYRARSVREFWRRWHISLSTWFRDYLYIPLGGGRVAPHRVMLNLLAVFTLCGLWHGASWTFVAWGLYHGLFLAAERTRLGAALERAPRPAQHLYALLVVTVGWVLFRADSLTAGAQLVRAMFVPAPGVPLVALARYDTIIFKAALLAALVGSTPLPGKAVGWLRLRLEAAPAARGGWLLWAYQGGACVTLALLLVLSAMHVASGSSAPFLYAQF encoded by the coding sequence GTGGCGTTCAGCTCGGTCATCTTCCTCTTCCTCTTCCTCCCGGCGACGCTGCTGGCCTGGCTCGTCAGCGGGGCGCGGGTGCGCCTGCCTCTCCTGGTGGCCCTGAGCTTTCTCTTCGCCTTCTGGGGTTCGGGGACACTCCTCCTGCTGCTGGCGGGTTCCGTGGCCTTCAACTACGGCTTCGGCCTGGCGATCGCCGCCGCCGGCGCGGGGGCGGCGGGTGCCGCGCCCACCCGGCGTGCCAAGGCCCTCCTGGCGCTCGGGATCGCCGGGAACCTCCTGCTTCTCGGCTACTTCAAGTACCTCGACTTCGCGCTCGGCGCCGTCGCGGCCGCGCTGCGGTCGGCGGGGCTCGCGGCCCCCGCGATCCGTGCGGCGGCCGGCGCGGCCCTGCCCCTGGGCATCAGCTTCTTCACGTTCAAGGCGGTCAGCTACCTGATCGACGTCTTCCGCGGGCAGGCGGCGCCCGCGCGGAATCCTCTCCACCTGGCCGCCTACGTCTCCCTGTTCCCGCAGCTGACGGCCGGGCCGATCGGCCGCTGGACCGACCTCGGCCCCCAGCTCGCCTCGCCCCCGCGGCCGGACGCGGCGCTCTTCTCGCACGGCGCGTTCCGGTTCGTCTTCGGCCTGGCCAAGAAGGTCCTCGTCGCCGACACCCTCGGCGTCGCCGCGGACGAGGTCTTCGGCCTCGACCCCGCGCGGGTGGGCATGGGCGGGGCCTGGCTCGGGGCCGTGGCGTACACGCTCCAGATCTACTTCGACTTCTCCGGCTACTCCGACATGGCCATCGGCGTGGGGCGCATGCTCGGCCTGCGCTTCGCGGAGAACTTCGACCTCCCCTACCGCGCGCGCTCGGTGCGGGAGTTCTGGCGCCGCTGGCACATCTCGCTGTCGACCTGGTTCCGAGACTATCTCTACATCCCGCTCGGCGGAGGCCGCGTGGCGCCGCACCGGGTGATGCTCAACCTCCTGGCCGTCTTCACGCTCTGCGGCCTCTGGCACGGCGCGAGCTGGACGTTCGTCGCCTGGGGGCTCTACCACGGGCTCTTCCTCGCGGCGGAGCGCACCCGCCTCGGCGCCGCGCTCGAGCGGGCGCCCCGCCCCGCCCAGCATCTCTACGCGCTGCTCGTCGTCACGGTCGGCTGGGTGCTCTTTCGCGCCGACAGCCTCACGGCGGGGGCCCAGCTAGTCCGCGCGATGTTCGTCCCCGCCCCGGGCGTCCCGCTCGTGGCCCTGGCGCGCTACGACACGATCATCTTCAAGGCGGCGCTCCTGGCGGCCCTGGTGGGCTCGACGCCGCTGCCCGGCAAGGCGGTCGGGTGGCTGCGGCTGAGACTCGAGGCCGCACCCGCGGCGCGCGGGGGTTGGCTGCTCTGGGCGTACCAGGGAGGCGCCTGCGTGACGCTCGCCCTGCTCCTCGTGCTCTCGGCGATGCACGTGGCGTCCGGCAGCTCGGCGCCATTCCTCTACGCGCAGTTCTGA